One Natrinema halophilum genomic window carries:
- the thrS gene encoding threonine--tRNA ligase, with protein sequence MSEPDSQEQIAVVLPDGSELAVDADATVEDCAYEIGPGLGSDTVAGKLDGDLVAKEQPVYDGAELEIVTDGSEEYLEVMRHSASHCLAQAVCRHYDDVDLAIGPPTDEGFYYDFDNLDIDEEELSELEREMEEIIAEDYEIEREDLSIDDARERLADEPYKLELLEEFAEETDTVSFYSQGEWEDLCAGPHVDSTGEIGAIELLEIAGAYWRGDEENTMQTRIYGTAFEDESDLEEFLERKQEAEKRDHRRIGNEMDLFSIQDVTGPGLPLYHPPGKTVLKELEDFVADLNDDAGYDYVETPHVFKTDLWHRSGHYENYADDMFIFDVGDDEFGLKPMNCPGHAAIFQDHSWSYRDLPIRYAENGKVYRKEQRGELSGLSRVWAFTIDDGHLFVSPDQIESEVEEIMDMIVEVLETFDLEYEMALATRPEKSVGSDEIWEKAESQLESVLEARDLDYEVEAGDGAFYGPKIDFAFEDAIGRDWDGPTVQLDFNMPERFDLNYVGEDNEEHRPVMIHRALYGSYERFFMMLIEHYEGRFPLWLAPEQVRVLPISDDNLGYAQQVANEFDDFRVEVDGRDSTLERKIRAAHDDRVPYQIIVGDNEEEAGNISVRDRFEDQEYDVEIDEFRGHLEVERDEQRTEPDFLQ encoded by the coding sequence ATGTCAGAACCAGATTCACAGGAGCAGATAGCGGTTGTACTGCCGGACGGCTCAGAACTCGCAGTCGACGCGGACGCTACCGTCGAGGACTGTGCCTACGAGATCGGCCCCGGCCTCGGCAGCGATACGGTCGCCGGGAAACTCGACGGCGACCTCGTCGCCAAAGAACAGCCCGTCTACGACGGCGCCGAACTCGAGATCGTCACGGACGGCTCGGAAGAGTACCTCGAGGTCATGCGCCACTCCGCGTCTCACTGCCTGGCCCAGGCAGTCTGCCGCCACTACGACGACGTCGACCTCGCCATCGGCCCACCGACGGACGAGGGGTTTTACTACGACTTCGACAACCTCGACATCGACGAGGAGGAGCTCTCGGAACTCGAACGCGAGATGGAAGAAATCATCGCCGAAGACTACGAAATCGAGCGCGAAGACCTCTCGATCGACGACGCAAGAGAGCGACTGGCCGACGAACCCTACAAGCTCGAACTGCTCGAGGAATTCGCCGAGGAGACGGACACCGTTTCGTTCTACAGTCAGGGCGAGTGGGAAGACCTCTGTGCCGGTCCGCACGTCGATTCGACGGGCGAAATCGGCGCGATCGAACTCCTCGAGATCGCCGGCGCCTACTGGCGCGGCGACGAAGAGAACACGATGCAGACGCGCATCTACGGGACGGCGTTCGAGGACGAAAGCGATCTGGAGGAGTTCCTCGAACGCAAGCAAGAGGCCGAGAAGCGTGATCACCGCCGGATCGGCAACGAGATGGACCTGTTTTCCATTCAAGACGTTACCGGCCCCGGCCTCCCGCTGTATCACCCGCCGGGCAAAACGGTACTGAAGGAACTCGAGGACTTCGTCGCCGACCTGAACGATGACGCCGGCTACGACTACGTCGAGACGCCCCACGTCTTCAAGACGGATCTCTGGCACCGCTCGGGCCATTACGAGAATTACGCCGACGACATGTTCATCTTCGACGTCGGCGACGACGAGTTCGGCCTGAAGCCGATGAACTGCCCCGGCCACGCGGCCATCTTCCAGGACCACTCCTGGAGCTACCGCGACCTCCCTATTCGGTACGCCGAGAACGGCAAGGTGTATCGAAAGGAGCAACGCGGGGAACTCTCGGGCCTCTCCCGGGTCTGGGCCTTCACCATCGACGACGGCCACCTCTTCGTCAGCCCCGACCAGATCGAAAGCGAAGTCGAGGAGATCATGGACATGATCGTCGAGGTGCTCGAAACGTTCGACCTCGAGTACGAGATGGCGCTTGCCACGCGCCCCGAAAAGAGCGTCGGAAGCGACGAGATCTGGGAGAAAGCCGAGTCGCAACTCGAGAGCGTCCTCGAGGCTCGCGACCTCGACTACGAGGTCGAGGCAGGTGACGGTGCGTTCTACGGGCCGAAGATCGACTTCGCGTTCGAGGACGCCATCGGGCGCGACTGGGACGGCCCGACGGTCCAGCTCGACTTCAACATGCCCGAACGGTTCGACCTGAATTACGTGGGGGAGGACAACGAGGAACACCGCCCCGTCATGATCCACCGGGCGCTGTACGGCAGTTACGAGCGGTTCTTCATGATGCTCATCGAGCACTACGAAGGTCGGTTCCCGCTGTGGCTCGCGCCCGAACAGGTCCGCGTGCTACCGATCTCCGACGACAATCTCGGGTACGCACAGCAGGTCGCAAACGAGTTCGACGACTTCCGCGTCGAGGTCGACGGCCGCGACTCTACCCTGGAGCGAAAGATACGCGCGGCTCACGACGATCGGGTCCCCTATCAGATCATCGTCGGCGACAACGAGGAAGAGGCCGGCAACATCTCGGTGCGCGACCGCTTCGAAGACCAGGAGTACGACGTCGAAATCGACGAGTTCAGGGGCCACCTCGAGGTAGAACGCGACGAACAGCGGACGGAGCCGGACTTTCTGCAGTAG
- a CDS encoding sodium:calcium antiporter produces MVLDGFLPDGPVVYAVVIIVATGFVWFGSGWLEESAEQLSAYYGLPAVVQGSIVVAVGSSFPELAAVVIAGFAGTFNMGIGAIVGSAIFNILVIPALSGLVSDGDLDTNRTIVYKEAQFYMIAVSALVITLALAVIYVPVSDGSELAGRLTRPLAVLPLLLYGLYLFIQWQDVSDHDAEGVTDGIDVGRQWGKLVVGLVVILIAVEQLVGSITALSQAVGIPEFLAGVMILAAATSLPDMLVSVRSARTGRGITSIGNVLGSNTFDLLVAIPIGVLIVGTVPVDFGAAVPMLGVLTLATVLLFSFLRTDLSITALESYVLLLAYGLFVVWMVAESAGVTQLVKGT; encoded by the coding sequence ATGGTCCTCGATGGCTTCCTCCCAGATGGACCCGTCGTTTATGCGGTCGTCATTATCGTCGCCACGGGGTTCGTCTGGTTTGGGAGCGGGTGGCTCGAAGAATCAGCGGAACAGCTTTCGGCGTACTACGGGTTGCCGGCGGTCGTCCAGGGCTCGATCGTCGTCGCCGTCGGCTCGAGTTTTCCGGAACTGGCGGCCGTCGTGATCGCGGGCTTTGCCGGAACGTTCAACATGGGTATCGGTGCGATCGTCGGCTCAGCGATATTCAACATTCTCGTTATTCCAGCGCTGTCTGGACTCGTGTCGGACGGCGACCTGGACACGAATCGCACCATCGTCTACAAGGAAGCGCAGTTCTACATGATCGCCGTCTCCGCGCTCGTGATTACCCTCGCACTCGCCGTCATTTACGTGCCCGTCTCCGACGGGAGCGAACTCGCCGGTAGGCTCACCCGGCCCCTGGCAGTGCTGCCGCTTCTCCTGTACGGATTGTATCTCTTCATCCAGTGGCAAGACGTCAGCGACCACGACGCCGAGGGCGTCACGGACGGAATCGATGTCGGCCGCCAGTGGGGAAAACTCGTCGTCGGCCTGGTGGTTATCCTCATCGCCGTCGAACAACTGGTCGGGAGCATCACAGCTCTCAGTCAGGCGGTCGGCATTCCCGAGTTTCTCGCCGGTGTGATGATTCTGGCGGCGGCGACGAGTCTTCCGGACATGCTCGTCAGCGTGCGATCGGCCCGGACTGGCAGGGGAATCACGAGCATCGGGAACGTCCTCGGTTCGAACACGTTCGACCTTCTGGTCGCGATTCCGATCGGCGTGCTCATCGTCGGAACCGTCCCCGTAGACTTCGGCGCGGCCGTTCCGATGCTCGGCGTGTTGACGCTCGCGACCGTTCTCCTGTTTTCGTTTCTGCGCACCGATCTCTCGATCACCGCCCTCGAGTCTTACGTGCTTTTGCTGGCGTATGGGTTGTTCGTCGTGTGGATGGTCGCCGAATCCGCTGGCGTGACCCAGCTGGTCAAGGGCACTTGA